The DNA segment CTATTTCACTAAAATAAGCAGCAGTATCCCAGATCTGTATATTACCATTAGTTTCTCTCGGATCTTTCGTTGCTACCAAATAATTACGCAATTTAGCAACAAGCTCCTGTTTTATTTTTTGATATTCAGGAAGTGCTGCCAGATTGTGTAATTCATCCGGATCTTTATTGATATCAAATAATTCTTCTGCCGGACGTTTGCCCATTCCCAGTTCAAAGAAAGACTTTACTTTCGGATCATCTTTATGTTCTATCAGGTAATATTTGGTTTCACCCGGCCAGTTGAACATGTAGGGATCAATGTCTCCATAAAACGGCGGATCACCTGCCGGCCATCTATTTGGTTCATAATTTTTAATGTAAAGATAATCTTTAGTACGAATTGCCCTGCCAGGATAGCCAAGGCCATGCCGACGAACGAATGCATGACGCTCTCTTCCCAGTACTACATAATCCCGGGGTTTTTCATCTTTTTTACCTGCCTCAACAATGGGCAATAAACTTTTACCCGTCATATCGGCCGGTACAGGTACCTTACCCAGTTGTAAGAATGTTGGGGCAAGGTCATTCAGTGTGACCAGGTTATCGGCAACTACATCCTGTTTAAACTTACCTGGCCATGAAATGATCAGGGGCACATGTGTACCAAAATCGTACAAGTTGGCCAGTCCACGCGGCATTTGCCAGCCGTTGTCACTGCATACCACAATTACCGTATTGTCCAGCTCACCACTTGCTTTCAACTGGTCAAGGGCCTCGCCCAGTTCACGATCAAAGGTTTCAACCGCAGCGTAGTAATCTGCAATGTCTTTTCTTATACTGATATGATCTGGCAAATAGGCAGGAACTTTTACTTTATTTGGATCGATACCAGCTTTTTCGCCGGAACCTTCCACATAAGGACGGTGAGGTTCATGACTACTGATCCAATAACACCAGGGACCTTCTTTTTTATCTTTTAAAAATGCGCCAAAACTTTTAAACTCATTCCCTGCAGGATTTCTTGGGCGTTTATTGGCCTCAAAGCTTCCCGGGCCCCAGCCTTTTCCCTGAAAACCTATGGCATAGCCAGCTTCTTCCAGCAAATCCGGATATACT comes from the Pedobacter heparinus DSM 2366 genome and includes:
- a CDS encoding sulfatase family protein gives rise to the protein MKFNKLKYFPAALSMVLIWASCTSPEKKTDRPNILMIMSDNQSWNHVGSYGDQTVRTPNMDRIAKEGVRFTNAFCSSPSCTPARAGMLTGQDIWRLEDGGNLWGVLPVKYKVYPDLLEEAGYAIGFQGKGWGPGSFEANKRPRNPAGNEFKSFGAFLKDKKEGPWCYWISSHEPHRPYVEGSGEKAGIDPNKVKVPAYLPDHISIRKDIADYYAAVETFDRELGEALDQLKASGELDNTVIVVCSDNGWQMPRGLANLYDFGTHVPLIISWPGKFKQDVVADNLVTLNDLAPTFLQLGKVPVPADMTGKSLLPIVEAGKKDEKPRDYVVLGRERHAFVRRHGLGYPGRAIRTKDYLYIKNYEPNRWPAGDPPFYGDIDPYMFNWPGETKYYLIEHKDDPKVKSFFELGMGKRPAEELFDINKDPDELHNLAALPEYQKIKQELVAKLRNYLVATKDPRETNGNIQIWDTAAYFSEIDKTPKPSKEMQKRFKLDSSYNYLK